TAGACAAGAGGAATGCCCAAAATCCAGACCCTACCAGGAGGGAACATTCCCTGATAACATGCATAGCTGACACAGACACAGAACTTGCTGAAGATGTGTCTCAATATAGCTTTCATTGGCTTGGAAATGCCTTGGAGTTAATTGGGCGAGTTGGATGAGGTAGCCCAAGAGAGTGGAGGTCTGACTTCTCACAGTGCTGTTTGCTCAAATCGGTCCAGAACAAGTATTAgaaaattgagtttttttttgttttttttttactttgatcttGTAAGGAGTATTTCTTTCCCGTTCATCATATTCTGTACTTTCAGAGTGGCTCTCACTTGGTAGAAGTAAACAACCAgtactgtttatttgtttgatgaATTTCATGACACAGATCTGGATCACTATCTATAAAATAGCAAACTAAAGCATTGGTCTCATTGCACCCTCTCGATTTATTGATGTCTTTGATAAGCTTCCATGAACCTGACACCACTCAAACTAGGATTGTAATGGCATCTTTATAAAGTCTGATTGTTCTGATTAGAATGAATAAAGATCATCACACCATCACACAGACCTGGTCTACCACTTCCTgacagcagagaaaaaacagGCTTTTTGTTATGCTGCACAAATCGTGAGAACATAGACAGTTTCTCTGCTCACCTTAATTCTCTGCAAACTGTATACAAACTGAAAGCCCctgatgcacacacaaacatgaaaaattcaCTTACCAGTGATGCATTTTATAAAGGTTAAATTGGATGTACACACTACAGGTCACATTTTCAGATGTGCAAAAGCAAGATTTTATCTTTTACCTTGACAGTATGATGGTGTTTGCGAGCCGCCTGGCACCGCATGTTGCTTGTGTTGCAGCAGCCAGTGCAACGCTTCACCTCGACACAGGGAGGCCAGATAATGAAGTTGGCCGACGTGGGATCCACCTGACTCCTGGGGATTTCATATATTGTTGTGCGCACCTTGCACCCTGCTGGCAATGCCTCTTCAACCACTGCAGGTGAGCAAAAAGGTTTAAAGGTTTTTCATCAAACCTGCagcaaaaatgaacattttgcaCAAAATACAATATCATGCATATTTTCCAATAGAATTGTAACTGAAAAATTAGGACGAATTGTGCATATTAAGGCAGCTGActgactgtatgtgtgtgtgtgtgtgtgtgtcttaccgGTGCTCCTCCTCTCTCTTGTGTGGGTATGTGCTTTCTTCTGGTCAGGGAAGCTGTGAGAGAAGTccttgtagtagctctgtttggTCTCCCCAATCACCTCGTTCTCTGGACAGAgacaaaataacacacaaaCTCACTGTCAACAAACACTGAGACTTATCTCATTATGGATAATACACTTCTACCGAATTcactcaggatttttttttatcttcaaattATGTCTCAAAAAGAGGTAAGATTAGAATTTATTCGTTGTAAcatccatttcattcattttaaccCATTAGGTCTTTTAGCTATGTTACTGGCCAAAATGTTGCTTAAGTCCTCTGAAGTCATCAGTATTCCTTCTCTGGGTACCGAGACTGAGTTATCTGGAAACTTTAAAGACTGACTGATGGATAACTAATGAGAATGTGAAAAAATCTTGGATGCTTCCATGCTCCAGCAAGCTGTTTATTACAAACACCTTAATCAAGTGTCTTCTGATCAGAGCAGGAGTTTAATCGGGTTACACTAACTGAGTTATGATGTTTATATGTGTCAACAGGTTACTGAGTTTTCTCAACACCAGCTGAGAGGAACAAAGTATGTCAGTGAGTGTCTCAGGTAGGTCTTAAATCAAATCCACAttagacacagacacacaacatcAAAAGCTCACGCAGGGATCACTTGTGGGCCATCAGctgagaaaatgtt
The Melanotaenia boesemani isolate fMelBoe1 chromosome 4, fMelBoe1.pri, whole genome shotgun sequence genome window above contains:
- the LOC121637726 gene encoding platelet-derived growth factor subunit A-like, with the translated sequence MKVAVYHLLAGFLCLLRTAAEESPLPRELLERLSRSEIRSISDLQRLLEIDSVENEVIGETKQSYYKDFSHSFPDQKKAHTHTRERRSTVVEEALPAGCKVRTTIYEIPRSQVDPTSANFIIWPPCVEVKRCTGCCNTSNMRCQAARKHHHTVKVAKVEYVRRRPKLREVQVRLEDHLECMCTNKRHISPNSDTDNGIR